The stretch of DNA CACTGAAATTAGATATAATGTACGAAGATTATCTGATTATGATGTTTGGGTGGCATCAAATACAACGGGATGACATAGATAATTGTACCATTCTTGGTTCGGTGATTCATAAAGCCATAGTTCTAAGTTTTGAGCCTTCGAAATAGGATATATCTAAAATCAGGCTCATGGATTATGCTTTTTTGCTATATTCGTAGTCTCTCCTATTTTAACTACCCCTTCGACCCTGGGGTCTTTGTTTTCCAacgttatatatatgtacctTCGCATGTATACCTGGCCACTGCATTTAGTACTAAACTCTGATCAACTTGATCTAGTATCAATGATTgtgacttgtaaaaaaattaattaaaataataatacaactcCGTAAAAAACCAATCCGAAGGCTTTACGACAATtagtttaaaagttataaacgtttttttttttttgggaaaaatccaatactgcggctgagcctttcggctcctatagcctccgtaaaaaagtaaataaaagtatagtagtaatgaaaaagaaacaggtaaattaatttcatttataaaactttaaaaaataagaaaatttataaatataatattaattattttaaataatagtttttttttttcttataaagataataaaatattttcatgtaataaTTGATGGATAAAATTTAGGTCGTCTGATTAATAAGTAAGCATTgttgacattttaatttacatcatattattgattttgcaatttttcatttatttcctgtgtaaaaataattttaattataaataaagagaCGTTTATTTAGTCTTTGTTTTATCtcaaacttttaatttttgacaTGATGTATATCCGTTGGTTTGAATGAgtcaaaataacaattatattttttttttcctcaacaaTAACATTAAAGTGAATTAGTATGATAGTCATGAAATCACACCCAGTGATGTCAGTTTCAATCTTTTCTGTATCCAATACAgacttataataaaaatacttaaaaatctcataaaaaatatttatttttttttcaacaaaaaatcaaaaaaataaatttaaaaaatgcatgTGTTATTATTGACAAAGTATTTGTTTTTGCTCGTTTTCTTGGTGATGTATACAGGTATCAACTAGATCtctctaaatatatatatatatatatattgttttccttttaaataattttcttttgctcaaaaatgatattatgtatatttactaaaatatcatattttttttttcaaaaacaaaacgTTTTTTTACATCCAAAATTTCAGAATCTCACATTGTTATACCAATAATGAAACCTAatgtatcatcaatttttataaaatttggtGAGAAACTTTCCATAGAATGCAGTAGTACacgtcaaattaaattttttgttaaacgtGATGACAAGAACTTCGTAAGATATAAAAATGCCAATGttctttaaattcaatttaaatgaaaaaaaaaggaataaataatactaataattattttaaaatttctgttatagtttgatttatcaagaatcaatcttttttctgaaaaaaaaaaaaatggaatttacACAATGAGaatccaaataaataaaacactgCCTGGTGACATTGGATCATATGGGTGTggtcataataaaaaagacgTACGCTGGATTCAGGTTCAAGAAGAATCTTGGAATAAATATGAAGGTAAATTGAATTATggtaaaatataatagttATACTGATTCAAAAGAGTAGAATAATAAAACTCACTACtgattcatatataaaatcactttagtaaaaatattttttatttacatgtcAATGAATGCCATTTTCTTGCTTTGCAAATgaactaatattattttaatatgattttgGAAATatccaattattataaaaatatcagaaaAGGATATCCCAAAAACATCATATATTGAAGTCAAGAAAAATGATCCATTTCAAATAACATGCAGTCATGgaccaaaaataatattttatcgataTTTATCACCTTGGCTATGTGtaagaagtaaaaaaatgaataaaaaacattggtcattattatttttattattattattactagataatttattttaattttatttctagtgtACGTTGCCAATTGAAAATGAGGCAAATAAAACTGACATGATAATGAGTGATGAAGAACGATTAAAAACTCGAGGCATATTTAATTGCTCTATTTCTTGTGAAAGATAcagagtaaaaaatttaactatatttataactatatatattttattttatttattattttaatattatttcatttgtagGATGATTTTATGAATGCAAAAATAAGTCAGGACGAAAAAGATggaattttcatattaaatttagaaaaaaaaaaagcggtACTTGGTGATATTGGCTGGTATGGTTGcagtaattttgaaattagaATGGTAGATTGGACCTACATTTACGTTAAAcgtaagtttttaattaattaatttatttatctataaggAAAAAAGTCTGAATTTTGTATtatgatataattataaattgattataaataatataatacctATAACAATTTGCAGcagagaaatatttatttgtggaTATAAATGATTTCAAAGCGATAACTGTTGATGTCAACAAAACATTGACAATACCATGTCGACCAAAATCACCAAATTATCAAGTGACTCTTTACGcaaatgaaaaagtaaattatatacattattcaatacatatattaaattattatatattttataagaatattaaattattgaatctaattttaattttcaatattattttttagaaaattaatgacaatggcaacgttatttttaataattcaataggatttattattaaaaatgttcaaTTAAAAGACAATGGGTATTACGAATGCAGAATAATATTAGATGGCATTACCGAAGAAAAGGGTTTTGATGTGTTAGTGACGGGTgagttttgaattttttttatttgtcaaaagtATGTAATATTGAAtatcgataaattaaattaagcaaatacttgtataaaaaagatttttttttcatatgtaatTTCAGAGCCAAATAATTTGAGACCAACTATGTATCCAGATTTATCATATATTGAATTGGAAGAATATCAGATACTTAATTTAACATGCACAAGTACACAAAGACCGTATTTCTTCGTAAATCCGTGGATGCATTTACcatttgtaaagaaaaaagatgATTATATACATGCgtataacatatttatttatttattttatttcagacGAAGAGGAACACAAAACTCCTTGAAGAAAAGACACATGAAAAAGCAGATGGAATTCACACATCAAAGTTGCAAGTAAAAAGATCACCTCAAGACACTGGCTTTTATGGATGTGCTAATTTTAAGTTTAATCACATGGACTTAGAGCTTAATAACATGAATATTCGTTGGATTTACGTTTACGTTAAAGGTACTAacttgcttttattattttttattttttttattcatttataatcttgaatatttttttatttattttttaatagcaaaacctagaataaaaaaattgagaataaataaatattattatgaaccAAAAGAAATAgctgaaattgaaaatactgCTGTAGCATTTCCAAGCTCAAATATAAGATCAACACTTGAAGAATCAAATCGACATTTAGAAATTCAAAATATGACAAGAATTTTCAGTTCTGTAAGTAACATAAAAATCAGTTTTAGTTAAAAACATCTgcagataaataaatgaatattaaatttttataacccacattaaaatgttgaattaaaCTTTCTTTCTTAAATTAcacaaaaatacatataaaaaaattttaatcaattgatttttttttcataaaaatatgttgatgttttttccaaaaaaagaTTTCGAATGGAGAGTTTATAGTAACTATACTCGTTTCGTTATCATGGACACCAGCAAGAAATATCACATTCACTTTTTTCAATGATGCTGGAAATGATTCCATTGTTGTTCCTCTATTTTCAGATGGTAATATacatacatttaatatttaatatttatgtaatgattttttctcaatataattatggcgtacaaatatttttatatttttatcaagataaacCTTTTGAATTTGGAATTAGtggtccaaaaaaaaatgtggtaGTTGGTGAGACGTTGGAATTGATATGTATTGGGTATCTAACGAATTcgttaaatagaataaaatggataaataattattcatataaatatgagTCAGAAATAAGTGCAGAACACAATCCAAGAATGAATATAAAAGTGTTAGAATATGACGATATATGCATatcaatattgacaataaGTTCAGTTGAAAAATCAGATGAAGATATATATCATTGTAAAACTAaagaaacaatttataattatatgctAAATGTCAATGAATTGAGAAAACCAAATTGCAATCATACAAATATGAATGAAACCGAAGCTAAATATGAAACTAGTGGAAAATCAACTGTGCTAACATGCTATACTGATGGTGTGCCTGAGCCAATAATTACTTGGTCGATGAATGATGTCCAAATAAATAGGGTTTCTGGGACGCTAAatgaaatttgtaaatatgaaTTTCATAATAACTATCAAGAGTTACATATTGGATATTTAGATGAAGGTTGTTTTGGAAATTATTCATGTAAAGCTGATAATAAGTTGGGTCATTGGGAAACATACCAGCAAATAGTAATGGATGATCCAACAATAAGATATATCGTAGCATTTGGAATTACATCAGCGCTAATAATTACTActattatttcgatttattttattattaaacttaaaaaagaaaaaaaattacgtacaCAACTTATAGAAGGTAATTTAAAGTCATATGATAAATCTTGGGAATTTCCACGTGACAAATTGAAACTTGGCAAACAATTGGGATGTGGTCAATTTGGAGTTGTAATTAAAGCGGAAGCCCAAGGTatttatgatgatgacaatgcatcaataaaaacagttgctgtaaaaaaagttcaaaaatcAACTGAAATGACAAACTTCCAGGCACTTGCAAATGAACtaaatattatgatttatattggaaaacataaaaatattgttaatctACTTGGTGCTTGCACTAAAAATATTGCTAAACATGAATTACTtgtaattgttgaatattgtcATTTTGGTGATTTAcatgattatttgtttaaacatagattaaaatttataaatcaaattaatccATTGACtggtaaaattgatattggtTTCGGAATTTCAACTGCATTGacaaacgtaaaaaaaaacaacaacaacaataagaACAATGAGTAAGTcattaatatatgtataatgtatcagggttaaaaataatttcgaattacacaattcacaatttttttttttttaaattactatacagaattaattattcaacattGTCCGTTTCTGGTAGTCGTAGTTCTGGTTTATCAGTGATAAGTGATAAAGActcaataaaaatgtcaaataatattGCTCTCAACAAGTCAGCACGGTGTCCTGAAGATTGCCTTGATGATTGTAATAAAGATCAAACTTTACAAACGATTTGTACACAAGATTTGTTCTCTTGGTCATTACAAGTTGCCCAAGGAATGGAATATCTTAGTAATAAAAaggtaatatatttatataatttcatgatTAAATTACATGCAATATacgttaataaattatttgttctaTAGGTACTTCATGGTGATTTGGCTGCACGAAATATACTTCTTGCTgagaataatattgttaaaattagtGATTTTGGTCTagctaaaaatatatgtaatggTATTTACAAAAAAGTAGATAATGCTCCACTGCCAGTAAAATGGATGGCAATTGATTCTCTAGCAGGTAGAATATTTACAACTCAATCAGATGTCTGGTCATTTGGTATTGTACTTTGGGAATTTTTTTCCCTTGCTGAAACACCATATGCAGAAATGGATGCTGATGATTGTTGGTTAAAAGTACTTAAAGGATATAGAATGAAAAAACCAGAATAtgctacaaataaaatttacaatataatgtTGAAATGCTGGCTAGAAAATCCAACGCTTAGACCAACATTTACTGATCTCGTTACTGATATTggtgatttatttgataattttgacaaaaaagataataacGATTTAAACACACCATGGGCACACAACATATATGCATATGATGAAATAGAGAAGAGGCCAgatgatggtaaaaataatgattactTGATTATGAATCATGTACCAAACCATCCAGcattgtcatcatcaaaaaGTGACAATGTCGATGAACCAACAATTCATATCAATACAAACTTATCATATGTTTCTATGCACTAAACAAATaaagtagaaaaatatgaattattaaaaaatatttcgatttgtcaatcttttaatataattttttttctaatttctaAAGTATGCACCTATATTAataagttataaataataactaaattatgcataataaaaaaacaaaattaaaataatacttgaaacaataaaaataaagtatatattttaatctatttcattttgtttttaaaattaaataaatactcgaatttatgtaataattcgaaaaatattttaataataaattataaatttttacaaactaaagttgcataaaaattttataaatttttataaaactaattaatacaaaatataaaaataaatcgttcaatttactttttttaaataaataaatatttttagaataattttgtttttgttacttttatttattaaaaaatttacaatttattctgttttttttctttttctgaaTTGAcattggtaataataataaaataatttatcgttcaagcaaattgtaaataatcatagaaaatttttacgcACATGCTCTTTAaatctttttcaaaaaattttaaaaataaaaatcaggtattttaaagttttggataaaagaacaaattaaataaaagttttatatctCAAAAAATTCGATTTTAATTCCTGAGAGCCGAATGTGATAAAAAATCGGTAAAATCACCCTTCGTTCATTTTCAACTGTAACATAGAAGATGATACTGATTGTtagaaacaattaaaaacaactaattaacaaatgatcaGACAAATTTTATCAGAAGAGATTGGCTCTgtcaaaacaattaatttcagCAATAAACAAAGCTGATCAAAGAGAAAATTTTAAGTATtatgcaaaatataaaaaagaaattatgttttgatttattaacacCTTTAATACATTGATCTTTCAACTAGATTATAACTGCAAAATTCTTGATATCTGGTAAAAAATTGTATCCATGATTtgttcttagttttcttattatttgactttgaaaataaaaaatgatcttTTTGTTAATAACTGGGAATTAACTAACAATTGAGAGTATTAGTAAGTGCCAGGTTTtagtattttcaataaataatttggtcTTAACATTTACAACATAGCAAGGTACACAACTAAATCAACTCTATGCTgtacaacaaatatttttaacgatgcaaataaataaaaaaaatattttcaattagtttttatttatgaaatcaatcattatttatatatatttttgatcagtataatttttttatagcatAAGAatcatttttccataatttataatcatatttttttaaaaacttactGAATTGTGTTTAATATGTTGTCAATTGATGGTGATAAACAGTGAAAAACCTGAtgaaattccattttttttgtggataGTTTTTACctaattacaaaaaatctaatattatttgctaataatattgatacatcaaaaaaacttgatattttttataattcagtaGTTTTGGAAATCTGTCATTTCATTTGACCACATTTGTTTTatgtttcaaattatttagtCACACTTGCTGTTCATAGAGCCATGTATAACCTAAACAGGCctactttaataattaatataaaaaaaacgaatattaTTACCTATAATTCTAAGGAGCATATtaagattaatttattatttcacttatCTAATCTCAAAATTTCAAAGCATTTGCTTTCATTCATCAAGTTTACTAAGCATTTGTACGTTAGACACGATTCTTCTAACTTTATTACTTTTACAAGAtatgatcatttaaaaaaaacgtttatGAATTCAATACTTATGAGCTTCTCCTacgtaataaattataaatttttacaaactaaagttgcataaaaattttataaatttttataaaactaattattGCATGACCTCTTAATTATAGAATAAAGTGGCAATAGATTTTCCTGTTGGgtttatgaaaaatgaataaataaataaatatattgttttgaataaatatttgttaattgttttttttttttacttaaaaactCTTTACAATTTATTCTGTTCCTTTTATTTCAGCTTGACTGAATTGACATTGgccatcaataataataaaataatctacGTTCAAATGCTTGTGAAATAATcatatgttttattttgtcgattatcaatttttttatatgcaccttctctttttcaataatttttcaaaaatttattggttTTAAATAATGCAGGTACTTTTAAAGTAATACATGGACAAAAAAACTAGTAAATAAAATGCAATATACCTGTATATATCACagaacgattttttttttctgttattgCTAGAATCGTTCACAATGCGGGGGAAGGAGAAAAACGGTTCATTCACCAACTGGTAAAAGATTTGATACTAATATTcttagaaataattaaaaaacaaaagtaaaaatCATAATGTTGTGTTTCAGTTTCAAATTTGACATTGGTTGATTAAATTGATTTGCTTGAATCAACAAAAGTACCAGTTCAAGGACAACTAATTGATATTGCTGATCAAATGAGAAAAATGGTTCTcaagtattattatatataactaAAGAAAATGTTCTGATATTAGTAGTAACACCTGGTAATATTGATCTTGCAACTAGTGATGAACTTGCAAAAGAAGTTGATCCTACTGgtataaacataatttaattaaaatttcattagatagattttttattgatactttaataataaaaaaataaaatcttttagGTATCAGAACTATTGGAGTGATTACCAAGCTGGACATGATGGGTGAAGGTAACGATGCCAGAGCTGCGTTAGAAAACAAATTGTATCCATTGAGTAGAGGCTACGTTGGTATCATCAATCGTAATCAGAGTgatattgacaaaaataaaagtattgcTGATGCAATTGAgtctgagaaaaaatttttcaacgaGTAATCTATCAACcttgaaattatttaccaataattacaatttttcatcaattattttttttaattcatggtTTAAtgttttgtttctttttacaGACATCGagcatatcaatttttttctgatagaCTTGGGACTGCTTGTCTACAACAAATACTTAATGAACAATTAACAAATCACATACGTGATAAATTACCAGCATTACGAAACGAAATGGAAGCTAAATTGTctgatattaatatatatttaggaGAGAAAGAATACAAGCTTAACGATGCAGAATCAAAATTACAAGCTTTATCTGAGTCAgtaatttatttcgattattATCAGTATGATCTATTGTTGTACAACTAATTCTATTATTCAATTATGTGTTCTAGAATGCATAGACTTACTCTTGACATGTTCAATAACGAAATCGGTTTTTATGAGTCGGATCAAGTAGGCAAAACATCAATTAAACAATTGATGCATGAAACTTTTTCATACATTATTGCCCGCGTAACACTGGCCGATGAAGATCTACGAAATGATATTGTTAGAACAATTCAAAATGTTCGAGGTGCGTTGTTGAACTTGTAATCAAAcgttcattatatttaaaaatgtttataataattattatgaactATTTATTGCAGGTGCGAGAAAAGGTATTTTCTCGCCAGATAAAGCATTTGAAAATGTTGCAAAAGCACAAATTAGTCGTTTGAAAGAACCGAGTATCAAGTGTGTCAGTCTTGTTGTTAAAGAGCTCACCAATATCTCGATTGCACTAAACATGTGagttattaatgttatttttcaacaaccaataaaataatttacaaaaatattaattaatttttctacttttaGATGTCTGCATACCCAAAATTACGAGCGGAGACtgaaagtattttaatttcacaTGTCAaagaatgtgaaaaaaaatgcaaagaaCATCTTGACATTTCGATTCAAGTCGAACTTGGTTATTTGAACACTGAAAATCCAGATTTTGTCGATTTCAAGAAGTaattctattaaaattattttttcttgtttcaagtatatatatttttgaaatttaattaaacttttatcgattattttttaaattttttattagggCAGAAGAAACTGATGCTGCTTGTAATCTATCAAAGTCAAACCTTGATTGCAAGAGGCTCGAAAATTTGGTATTatgattgatatttaaaatttttttttttatagggcAGAAGAAGTTTTTCTGTCCAGGGAGGGATCTGTTCAGGGAGAATCGACATCAAATGGAGTTTATGGTTTGACACCTATTTTGAAAACTGTAATGCCAAAAAGTCCTCAAATGCAAGAAGCTGAAAAATTTCGCATCATGATTGATTCATATTTACAAAATgtcacaaaaaatattaatggtgTTGTCCCAAAAATCATTATGTATTTTGTAatagaaaatatgaaaaagttTATCAAACAAAACTACTCATcagtaataataaagtaagCATTGAAATTATGTTTTTCGTTTTCAAtcctttgtttatttttaataaatatttaattatttgcagTCTTCCTTGACAGAATTATCGAAACAAGAAAAGAATAAACGTGATGAACTCCTTCGTATGCGTAATGCATTAGAGGAAGCATTGGATAAAATCGACTCAATGTCATCATTTACTTCAGTCGAGTGAAAACTATTTGGTTCAATACATAGCTTAAAAAAGTTATGCCTTATTCaaactattatatttttatattcaacctAACTTTAACTATTTCTACCATCGTATTCATATTATTCTTGagaataatgatttttttgtgtttttaaattaatgttacATTAACTATAGAAGTTGTCACTATTTTTCATTACATATTCGGattttgtttaaacaaattcTATTAAGTAATAAgtttaaagtgaaaaaaaaaaacaatggaaTTTACTTCGATTATAAAGACTTTAttcaaaacataaaaattttattattatattatttaagaatatatacatatttataaaatgaatgttaatattttatttataaaaaagaaggtcaagactttatttatttaaaaaataaaaatataacaatatttgaacataaattgatatatgaaacggatattttattatcatatatcataaaaaaaatacatataaaatctATTGGCAGTTGATCTgtgagataataataaaatttacaattcattttctttttttgcttttttgagtaaaatttcaagtttataaaaGTTTAGTGGGTAAGGGCTCAAACTCATAACAAGCATTGTAGACATGCATGGCCGATATAATTCTGAGGGATCTGATCATGCGCTACACGTAAAATTACTAGGAAAATCACGTCAACTAGGAATATATTACTAGTTTTATAAGAATTAGAatggccatgtttacaagttcGGCACAACCCAACTTGTTGCGCATGCTCAGTCCGTTTTACATAAGCGAAATGTTGCTTGTTGTGAGGGCTCAAACCAAGAAAACTCACGACAAACAACATTTCACATGCGCAACAAGTTGGGTTATGTCcaacttgtaaacatggccgtcCTAATTCTCATGAAACtagtgatatatttattttagttggaAGATGGGGAAGATGGCTATCTAGTCTGGCAAGACTAAGGTCTAATCCATATGGTTCATATCAGGGATGGGCATATTGTAAGTTTTTGAGTTGTTTACAATTGTCTATGGATGAAACATTTAAAACAGGATAAAGCGCATAAAACCCACGTGATCTCTCAGTAGCTCAAATTTttaccatatatttttttttagctacatcttttttttagctactgcttgtttttagtcatttattgattcaacaaataaaatacatgtaattcatttttaaaataagatcttttccttagctactatttttcttcattaatcCCTTAACGATATTTGCcatactaaattaaaataattgttgtaaatcTTATTAATTGTTACTAATTAATCgcagaataaattaataagttaGTAAATAGCAGCActcgtattcacagggcaaacttaatacaatttagggcttttttttgccgttgatggcgcttataaaattttttttatatagattttacatataaaagctcacaagcgccaccggtggatgaaaaaagccctaaattgtata from Aphidius gifuensis isolate YNYX2018 linkage group LG4, ASM1490517v1, whole genome shotgun sequence encodes:
- the LOC122853893 gene encoding vascular endothelial growth factor receptor 1-like; the encoded protein is MRIQINKTLPGDIGSYGCGHNKKDVRWIQVQEESWNKYEEKDIPKTSYIEVKKNDPFQITCSHGPKIIFYRYLSPWLCCTLPIENEANKTDMIMSDEERLKTRGIFNCSISCERYRDDFMNAKISQDEKDGIFILNLEKKKAVLGDIGWYGCRFIIKNVQLKDNGYYECRIILDGITEEKGFDVLVTEPNNLRPTMYPDLSYIELEEYQILNLTCTSTQRPYFFTKRNTKLLEEKTHEKADGIHTSKLQVKRSPQDTGFYGCANFKFNHMDLELNNMNIRWIYVYVKEIAEIENTAVAFPSSNIRSTLEESNRHLEIQNMTRIFSSVNKPFEFGISGPKKNVVVGETLELICIGYLTNSLNRIKWINNYSYKYESEISAEHNPRMNIKVLEYDDICISILTISSVEKSDEDIYHCKTKETIYNYMLNVNELRKPNCNHTNMNETEAKYETSGKSTVLTCYTDGVPEPIITWSMNDVQINRVSGTLNEICKYEFHNNYQELHIGYLDEGCFGNYSCKADNKLGHWETYQQIVMDDPTIRYIVAFGITSALIITTIISIYFIIKLKKEKKLRTQLIEGNLKSYDKSWEFPRDKLKLGKQLGCGQFGVVIKAEAQGIYDDDNASIKTVAVKKVQKSTEMTNFQALANELNIMIYIGKHKNIVNLLGACTKNIAKHELLVIVEYCHFGDLHDYLFKHRLKFINQINPLTGKIDIGFGISTALTNVKKNNNNNKNNEINYSTLSVSGSRSSGLSVISDKDSIKMSNNIALNKSARCPEDCLDDCNKDQTLQTICTQDLFSWSLQVAQGMEYLSNKKVLHGDLAARNILLAENNIVKISDFGLAKNICNGIYKKVDNAPLPVKWMAIDSLAGRIFTTQSDVWSFGIVLWEFFSLAETPYAEMDADDCWLKVLKGYRMKKPEYATNKIYNIMLKCWLENPTLRPTFTDLVTDIGDLFDNFDKKDNNDLNTPWAHNIYAYDEIEKRPDDGKNNDYLIMNHVPNHPALSSSKSDNVDEPTIHINTNLSYVSMH
- the LOC122853894 gene encoding dynamin-like; the encoded protein is MDKKTITPGNIDLATSDELAKEVDPTGIRTIGVITKLDMMGEGNDARAALENKLYPLSRGYVGIINRNQSDIDKNKSIADAIESEKKFFNEHRAYQFFSDRLGTACLQQILNEQLTNHIRDKLPALRNEMEAKLSDINIYLGEKEYKLNDAESKLQALSEMHRLTLDMFNNEIGFYESDQVGKT